Proteins encoded by one window of Streptomyces sp. NBC_01477:
- a CDS encoding NADH-quinone oxidoreductase subunit J — MMSLAAAAASQTSTGEAVQFWILGTVAVLGALGTVLMKKSIHSALSLAGTMIILAVFYLAQGAYFLGVVQIVVYTGAIMMLFLFVVMLVGITAADSLKETLKGQRIMAAVCGLGFGILLIAGIANASLHTFTGLGAANTADGGNVQGLAHLLFTKYVWAFEITGALLITAAVGAMVLTHRERTEERRTQRELSETRVREGRQVTPLPAPGTYARHNAVDIPALLPDGTISELSVSSTLRDRGQIRDVSGDAMRRLADLDHSSERWLGREPDRPAVGPSRPAGHNERAEEGAK, encoded by the coding sequence ATGATGTCGCTCGCGGCAGCCGCCGCCTCGCAGACCTCCACCGGTGAGGCCGTGCAGTTCTGGATCCTGGGCACGGTCGCCGTGCTCGGGGCGCTGGGCACGGTCCTGATGAAGAAGTCCATCCACAGCGCCCTGTCGCTGGCCGGCACGATGATCATCCTGGCGGTCTTCTACCTGGCGCAGGGCGCGTACTTCCTGGGCGTGGTCCAGATCGTCGTCTACACCGGCGCGATCATGATGCTGTTCCTGTTCGTGGTCATGCTGGTCGGCATCACCGCGGCGGACTCGCTCAAGGAGACGCTCAAGGGCCAGCGCATCATGGCCGCGGTGTGCGGGCTCGGCTTCGGCATCCTGCTCATCGCCGGTATCGCCAACGCCTCGCTGCACACCTTCACCGGTCTGGGCGCGGCCAACACCGCGGACGGCGGCAACGTCCAGGGCCTGGCGCACCTGCTGTTCACCAAGTACGTGTGGGCCTTCGAGATCACCGGCGCCCTGCTGATCACCGCCGCCGTCGGCGCCATGGTGCTCACCCACCGGGAGCGCACCGAGGAGCGCCGCACCCAGCGCGAACTGTCCGAGACCCGGGTCCGCGAGGGCCGCCAGGTCACCCCGCTGCCCGCCCCCGGCACGTACGCCCGGCACAACGCGGTGGACATCCCGGCGCTGCTGCCCGACGGCACGATCTCCGAGCTGTCGGTCAGCTCCACGCTGCGCGACCGCGGCCAGATCCGCGATGTGTCGGGTGACGCCATGCGGCGGCTCGCCGACCTCGACCACAGCTCCGAGCGGTGGCTGGGGCGCGAGCCCGACCGTCCCGCGGTCGGGCCGTCCCGGCCGGCCGGCCACAACGAGCGGGCCGAGGAGGGTGCCAAGTGA
- the nuoI gene encoding NADH-quinone oxidoreductase subunit NuoI produces MPEFLGPVAGFGVTFKAMFKKRLTEQYPEYKKPTAPRFHGRHQLNRHPDGLEKCIGCELCAWACPADAIYVEGADNTEEERYSPGERYGRVYQINYARCILCGLCIEACPTRALTMTNEYELADRTRESLIFTKEQLLSGLEEGMVESPHSIFPGMDEGDYYRGLVTEAAPGTERQVAVSKGEKPDESVHADSGGDVEIIAPGGSAPAGTGAEA; encoded by the coding sequence ATGCCTGAGTTCCTCGGCCCGGTCGCAGGCTTCGGCGTGACCTTCAAGGCCATGTTCAAGAAGCGGCTCACCGAGCAGTACCCCGAGTACAAGAAGCCCACAGCACCGCGTTTCCACGGCCGCCACCAGCTCAACCGGCACCCCGACGGCCTGGAGAAGTGCATCGGCTGCGAACTGTGCGCGTGGGCCTGCCCGGCGGACGCGATCTACGTGGAGGGCGCGGACAACACCGAGGAGGAGCGCTACTCCCCGGGTGAGCGCTACGGCCGCGTCTACCAGATCAACTACGCCCGCTGCATCCTGTGCGGGCTGTGCATCGAGGCGTGCCCGACCCGCGCGCTGACCATGACCAACGAGTACGAACTCGCCGACCGGACCCGCGAGTCGCTGATCTTCACCAAGGAGCAGCTGCTGTCGGGCCTGGAGGAGGGCATGGTCGAGTCGCCGCACTCGATCTTCCCCGGCATGGACGAGGGCGACTACTACCGGGGCCTGGTCACTGAGGCCGCCCCCGGCACCGAACGGCAGGTGGCCGTCTCCAAGGGCGAGAAGCCCGACGAGAGCGTGCACGCCGACAGCGGGGGCGACGTCGAGATCATCGCCCCCGGCGGCTCGGCACCCGCGGGAACGGGGGCCGAGGCATGA
- the nuoH gene encoding NADH-quinone oxidoreductase subunit NuoH yields the protein MTAQLAGASQLAATTENLSFFGNDVWWLILLKAVFCFAFAMLTVLFSIVWERKVVAWMQLRIGPNRHGPWGMLQSLADGVKLMLKEDITVKRADKVIFVLAPIVAAIPAFMAFAVVPFGPADNEVSIFGQRTALQLTDLPIGILYILATASVGIYGIVLAGWSSGSTYPLLGGLRASAQMISYEIAMGLSFAAVFLYSGSMSTSTIVGAQHDRWYVILLPVSFLVYICTMIGETNRAPFDMPESEGDLVGGFNTEYSSIKFALFMLAEYVNMVTVSAVATTLFLGGWRAPWPVSTFWEGANHGWWPMLWFVVKVQLLLFFFIWLRGTLPRVRYDQLMKLGWKVLIPISMVWLMLVAAVRAMRNDNYDFTKIVLYIAGAVLVLLLISLVADLFRDREDKQKPGEDGLLAPPATFDPMAGGYPVPPLPGQQVQRVPRRPSRAEPQLVGASGQDAPEQEKQEDGDA from the coding sequence ATGACCGCTCAGCTCGCCGGCGCCAGCCAGCTGGCCGCCACCACGGAGAACCTGTCGTTCTTCGGCAACGACGTGTGGTGGCTGATCCTGCTCAAGGCCGTCTTCTGCTTCGCCTTCGCGATGCTGACCGTGCTGTTCTCCATCGTGTGGGAGCGCAAGGTCGTCGCCTGGATGCAGCTGCGCATCGGCCCCAACCGGCACGGGCCCTGGGGCATGCTCCAGTCGCTCGCCGACGGTGTGAAGCTGATGCTCAAGGAGGACATCACCGTCAAGCGGGCCGACAAGGTGATCTTCGTCCTCGCGCCGATCGTGGCGGCGATCCCCGCCTTCATGGCCTTCGCGGTGGTCCCCTTCGGCCCGGCCGACAACGAGGTGTCCATCTTCGGCCAGCGCACCGCGCTCCAGCTCACCGACCTGCCGATCGGCATCCTCTACATCCTGGCGACCGCCTCGGTCGGCATCTACGGCATCGTGCTGGCCGGCTGGTCGTCGGGCTCGACGTACCCGCTGCTCGGCGGCCTGCGCGCGTCGGCCCAGATGATCTCGTACGAGATCGCGATGGGCCTGTCCTTCGCTGCGGTCTTCCTCTACTCCGGGTCGATGTCGACCTCGACCATCGTCGGCGCCCAGCACGACCGCTGGTACGTGATCCTGCTGCCGGTGTCGTTCCTGGTCTACATCTGCACGATGATCGGCGAGACCAACCGCGCCCCCTTCGACATGCCCGAGTCCGAGGGCGACCTGGTCGGCGGCTTCAACACCGAGTACAGCTCGATCAAGTTCGCGCTGTTCATGCTCGCCGAGTACGTCAACATGGTGACCGTCTCGGCGGTCGCCACCACCCTTTTCCTCGGCGGCTGGCGGGCCCCCTGGCCGGTCAGCACCTTCTGGGAGGGCGCGAACCACGGCTGGTGGCCGATGCTCTGGTTCGTGGTCAAGGTCCAGCTGCTGCTGTTCTTCTTCATCTGGCTGCGCGGCACCCTGCCCCGGGTGCGCTACGACCAGCTGATGAAGCTCGGCTGGAAGGTGCTCATCCCGATCTCGATGGTCTGGCTGATGCTGGTCGCCGCGGTCCGCGCGATGCGCAACGACAACTACGACTTCACCAAGATCGTGCTGTACATCGCGGGCGCGGTGCTGGTGCTGCTGCTGATCTCGCTGGTCGCGGACCTGTTCAGGGACCGGGAGGACAAGCAGAAGCCCGGCGAGGACGGACTCCTCGCCCCGCCGGCCACGTTCGACCCGATGGCCGGCGGCTACCCCGTACCACCGCTGCCAGGGCAGCAGGTGCAGCGGGTGCCGCGCCGCCCCAGCCGGGCGGAGCCCCAACTCGTCGGCGCATCCGGCCAGGACGCCCCGGAGCAGGAGAAGCAGGAGGACGGCGATGCCTGA